A DNA window from Helianthus annuus cultivar XRQ/B chromosome 15, HanXRQr2.0-SUNRISE, whole genome shotgun sequence contains the following coding sequences:
- the LOC110913200 gene encoding receptor-like protein 9DC3, translating to MAVEKAASGDLYMGEDYMYDDTVVLVVKGLSSELKRILVIFTTIDLSVNKFEDEIPDTIGQLRSLRFPNLSHNSPSDSIPTHLSNLVLLQHLDLSSNKLVGDILQQLTNLTSLAVVNFSQNQLKGAIPQGRQFNTFGISSFQGNNGLCGFPLTKNCGDDEVSPSPTPDAEDEDEDNTFFNGFSWRSVVMGYGFGC from the coding sequence ATGGCCGTAGAGAAAGCTGCGTCAGGAGATCTATACATGGGTGAAGATTACATGTATGATGACACAGTGGTGCTAGTGGTGAAAGGATTAAGTTCGGAACTAAAGAGAATATTGGTCATCTTCACAACTATAGATCTTTCGGTTAATAAATTTGAAGATGAGATACCTGACACGATCGGACAGCTAAGATCACTTAGATTTCCCAATCTATCACACAATAGTCCCTCCGATAGTATACCGACACACTTGAGCAACCTCGTACTGCTTCAACATTTAGATCTTTCTTCTAACAAGCTAGTAGGTGACATTCTTCAACAACTTACAAATCTGACATCTCTTGCAGTTGTGAATTTTTCCCAAAATCAGCTTAAAGGAGCCATACCTCAAGGTAGACAGTTCAATACGTTTGGAATTAGTTCATTTCAAGGGAACAATGGATTATGTGGATTTCCATTGACAAAGAACTGTGGAGATGATGAAGTGTCACCATCTCCTACACCTGATgctgaagatgaagatgaagataacACTTTCTTTAATGGTTTTTCTTGGAGGTCTGTTGTTATGGGATATGGATTTGGGTGTTAA
- the LOC110910342 gene encoding uncharacterized protein LOC110910342, with the protein MDVNEINLEELEHEHPLTLVDLQLMHRDYLEDDDEYADEDLIKTQNFKCMCNQCDRQIDWYHRYYYTCDMPSCNYSLHKFCKEIPKTLQFQGHPSHTLTLRRTPNDYKCRACLKCHRDGIGYHCSTCNYGIDLLCATFIEQNTIHHPAHPHPLISIGVEPGLIKCFACKKKHEGHLYQCNTCLNFLVNSDCLTLPIKLSLETQQFSHRHLLTLSYSFLDQLYDFECRICGMELEDEHLIYKCSKCMYYVHPDCATQRIEPFMSVFLPGLGNTQKNFKDVDHPNLLHLPADDESHILAHQISGKIFEGETDELKRDENGNLVHFLYDHPLLVLINNATTTTRVSLHDPMKRIKVLCNACAKPITKMPFYKCFEDDDFVLHEWCTQLPTILRNVVGQRGQGHTLELFNTLGIKCSICGLPCNGLCYYGTDFKGIYIIDAHCALMPREITHEAHANHLLTRVDGASSSRSGVSKMECHACRVGIIECDTYFRCNACDFYLDCRCALHLPKTIRNKYDKHPLKLSYSPIEDHKGQYFCEVCEEDLDPGKWFYHCVECAQSIHSACAPLILQSEQGINSFSLEGVYKYINFKFTGKLIQSLHQHPVSVAPGTKNDGLCRLCGSELQSHLICKCLDCNFACHVYHDSSFEMWLRSYPGIMYKYEEKKRMIKQHGPQTNLEFYPSEMKRPETRDWKVIDDPSFQ; encoded by the exons ATGGATGTGAATGAGATAAATCTTGAAGAGCTTGAACATGAGCACCCGCTAACGCTCGTAGATTTGCAACTAATGCATCGAGACTATTTAGAAGATGATGACGAATACGCTGATGAAGATTTGATCAAGACGCAAAACTTCAAGTGCATGTGTAACCAGTGTGACAGACAAATTGACTGGTACCACCGTTATTACTACACGTGTGACATGCCATCATGTAATTATTCACTCCATAAATTTTGCAAAGAAATTCCTAAAACCTTACAATTCCAAGGCCACCCTTCTCATACTCTTACCCTTAGAAGAACACCAAATGATTATAAATGTCGCGCGTGTCTCAAATGTCATCGAGATGGAATTGGCTATCATTGTTCAACATGTAATTATGGAATCGATTTACTTTGTGCCACATTTATTGAGCAAAATACGATACATCACCCCGCCCACCCACACCCATTAATCTCTATCGGTGTTGAACCTGGTTTGATCAAGTGTTTTGCATGTAAGAAGAAACATGAAGGTCATTTGTATCAATGCAACACTTGTTTGAACTTCTTAGTAAATTCTGACTGTCTTACACTTCCCATAAAGTTATCGCTTGAAACTCAACAATTTAGCCACCGCCACTTGCTCACACTTTCATATTCGTTTTTAGATCAATTATATGATTTCGAATGCAGAATTTGTGGTATGGAATTAGAAGATGAACATTTGATTTACAAGTGCAGTAAATGTATGTACTATGTTCATCCAGATTGTGCAACACAACGGATAGAGCCCTTCATGTCCGTCTTCTTACCTG GCTTAGGAAACACACAAAAAAACTTCAAAGATGTTGATCATCCCAACCTTCTTCACTTGCCAGCCGACGATGAATCACACATCTTAGCACATCAAATATCTGGAAAAATCTTTGAAGGAGAGACCGATGAGCTAAAAAGAGATGAAAATGGCAACCTCGTACATTTTCTTTATGACCATCCGTTGTTAGTCCTAATAAACAATGCTACAACCACCACGAGAGTGTCTCTTCACGACCCAATGAAGAGAATTAAAGTATTATGCAATGCATGCGCAAAAccaattacaaaaatgccatttTACAAATGCTTCGAAGACGATGACTTTGTTCTCCACGAGTGGTGCACCCAGCTACCCACAATACTAAGAAACGTTGTGGGTCAGAGGGGACAGGGACATACACTTGAGCTTTTTAACACACTTGGAATCAAATGTTCTATTTGTGGATTGCCATGCAATGGGCTTTGCTATTATGGGACTGATTTCAAGGGCATTTACATTATTGATGCTCATTGTGCACTTATGCCTAGAGAAATTACACATGAAGCACACGCGAATCACTTACTTACAAGAGTAGATGGTGCTTCATCAAGCCGTAGCGGTGTATCTAAGATGGAATGTCACGCATGTCGTGTGGGTATTATTGAATGTGATACTTATTTTAGATGTAATGCATGTGACTTCTATTTGGATTGCCGATGTGCTTTGCATTTACCTAAAACAATTAGGAATAAGTATGACAAGCACCCGCTGAAGCTGAGTTACTCCCCAATCGAGGACCACAAAGGTCAATACTTTTGTGAAGTTTGTGAGGAGGATCTTGATCCTGGAAAGTGGTTCTATCATTGTGTAGAGTGCGCACAATCCATTCATTCGGCATGTGCTCCGTTAATACTTCAGTCTGAACAGGGTATTAATTCCTTCTCTTTGGAAGGTGTTTATAAGTACATTAACTTCAAGTTTACGGGTAAACTGATACAAAGTTTACACCAACATCCTGTGTCAGTTGCTCCGGGGACTAAGAATGATGGTTTATGCCGGTTGTGCGGAAGCGAATTGCAATCCCATTTGATCTGTAAGTGCTTAGATTGTAACTTTGCTTGCCATGTGTACCATGATTCTTCATTTGAGATGTGGTTACGGAGTTACCCAGGAATAATGTACAAGTATGAAGAAAAAAAACGTATGATAAAGCAGCATGGACCTCAAACAAACTTAGAATTTTATCCAAGTGAAATGAAAAGACCAGAGACCCGTGATTGGAAGGTTATTGACGATCCATCCTTCCAATAA
- the LOC110910340 gene encoding receptor-like protein 52, which yields MINCSLETILYSKFQIKMSLNLLFILFTLFSSYLPTFVAKPEAADALLKWKTSLTNQNNPLLSSWSLDPTTNLTHVNRTTSTAPCSWYGVHCNDQGDVVKLNLSTSRLNGTLQHFTFSSFASLTHLDLRLNGVFGSIPVEIRYLSKLVFLDLSSNHLSGTIPQEIGMLTNIETLSLHSNNLEGHVPVSLGNLSKLGYLRVDNNNLSGSIPPELGTLYNLVTVNMSVNFLTGHIPSSLGNLTKLSELYLFLNNLTGLIPPSLGNLSSLRILYLYMNKLSGRIPDELGNMKSLNLLLFGHNKLTGSIPASLGNLTKLKILDVHENLLSGVIPPELGKLESLIQLAFSHNELSGQIPASIGNLSRLEQLFFNDNQFNGSIPKELGNLNSLVEMLLLLNRLSGPIPDSLGNLTKLEQFALHDNKLSGYFPEGILNCRKLRYLTLGNNSLVGPVPKSICNLRSLETLYLGSNQFSGGIPQCLVNFSHNLTVLDLRLNRLHGNIPTTFLKRNNNLKTLNLNGNQLQGSIPGTLIDCRKLEVLDLGDNKLTGGFPHWIDTLPEMQVLVLRGNKLNGTLHTSNTETPFPKLRILDLSSNEFTGLLPSKYFKNFKALMSVDGAASGEFYMDGKSMYYDTVELGVKGLRLHLERISVVYNTIDLSVNTFEGEIPDTIGQLRSLRFLNLSRNSLTGRIPTNLTNLVRLEHLDLSSNKMVGKIPGQLASLTFLVVVNFSQNQLQGAIPKGGQFNTFDSSSFQGNNGLCGFPLTKNCGDDGVSSSLMPEEDEDEDEDEDDTFFNGFSWESVAMGYGFGMLIGLGIGWFVFYLGKPRWVIRITEKQPIQT from the coding sequence ATGATAAATTGCAGCCTTGAAACAATTCTCTATTCAAAATTTCAAATCAAAATGTCATTGAATTTACTCTTCATTCTTTTTACACTTTTCTCTTCATACCTTCCTACTTTTGTTGCAAAACCAGAAGCAGCTGATGCTTTACTCAAATGGAAAACCAGTCTCACAAACCAAAACAATCCCTTGCTATCTTCATGGTCCCTTGATCCAACTACTAATCTGACCCATGTAAACCGAACCACAAGTACCGCACCATGCTCCTGGTACGGTGTTCATTGCAATGATCAAGGGGACGTAGTAAAACTCAACCTTTCCACTTCAAGATTAAACGGTACACTTCAACACTTCACATTTTCGTCTTTCGCTAGTCTAACACATCTAGACCTAAGACTAAACGGCGTTTTTGGATCCATCCCAGTTGAGATCAGGTATCTTTCTAAACTCGTGTTTCTTGATCTTTCTAGTAATCATCTTTCCGGAACAATTCCTCAAGAGATCGGAATGTTAACGAATATTGAGACCCTTTCATTGCATAGTAATAATCTTGAAGGTCATGTTCCAGTTTCTCTAGGAAATTTGAGCAAGTTGGGTTATCTTCGTGTCGATAATAATAACCTATCGGGTTCTATACCTCCAGAACTAGGAACCTTGTACAATCTCGTGACGGTCAATATGTCAGTCAACTTCCTAACGGGACACATCCCGTCTAGTCTAGGAAATCTGACTAAACTCTCTGAACTGTACCTCTTCTTAAACAATCTTACGGGTTTGATCCCACCATCTTTAGGAAATTTGAGCTCGTTAAGGATCTTATATTTATACATGAACAAGCTTTCGGGTCGAATTCCTGATGAGCTAGGAAACATGAAGAGTCTGAATCTGTTACTTTTCGGCCACAATAAGCTCACGGGTTCCATCCCGGCTTCACTTGGAAACCTGACAAAGTTAAAGATACTAGATGTTCATGAAAACTTACTTTCAGGCGTTATCCCACCAGAACTCGGAAAACTAGAGTCGTTGATTCAATTAGCCTTCAGTCACAACGAGCTTAGCGGTCAAATCCCGGCTTCAATAGGAAATCTAAGCAGATTAGAGCAGTTGTTCTTCAACGACAACCAATTTAACGGTTCTATTCCTAAAGAGTTAGGAAACTTAAACTCTCTTGTTGAGATGCTTTTGCTCCTTAATCGGCTAAGTGGTCCGATCCCAGATTCACTTGGTAACCTAACAAAGTTGGAGCAATTCGCGCTGCATGACAATAAGCTCTCGGGTTATTTTCCTGAAGGGATACTCAACTGTAGAAAACTAAGATATTTGACTTTAGGTAATAACTCGCTAGTTGGCCCCGTCCCTAAATCGATTTGCAACTTGAGATCTTTGGAGACTCTTTACCTTGGAAGTAACCAGTTTAGTGGCGGGATTCCGCAATGCCTGGTTAACTTCAGCCACAATCTCACGGTATTGGATCTACGGTTGAACCGTTTGCATGGAAACATACCCACAACATTCTTGAAGCGAAACAACAACTTAAAGACTCTCAACTTGAACGGAAATCAACTTCAAGGCTCGATTCCTGGGACTTTGATCGACTGTAGGAAGCTTGAAGTTTTGGATTTGGGAGACAATAAGTTAACCGGTGGATTCCCGCACTGGATTGATACGCTTCCCGAGATGCAAGTTCTTGTCTTGAGAGGTAATAAACTCAATGGGACGTTACACACATCCAACACCGAAACCCCGTTTCCAAAGCTGCGAATTCTTGATCTATCTAGTAACGAGTTCACAGGTCTTTTGCCTTCAAAATACTTCAAGAACTTTAAAGCTTTAATGAGCGTGGATGGCGCTGCATCCGGAGAGTTCTACATGGATGGAAAGTCCATGTATTATGATACAGTGGAGCTAGGAGTGAAAGGATTGAGACTACACCTAGAGAGAATATCAGTCGTCTACAATACTATAGATCTTTCGGTTAACACATTTGAAGGGGAGATACCTGACACGATTGGACAGCTAAGATCACTTCGGTTTCTCAACCTATCGCGTAACAGTCTCACGGGTAGAATCCCGACAAACTTGACAAACCTTGTCCGGCTTGAGCATTTAGATCTTTCTTCTAATAAGATGGTAGGCAAAATTCCTGGACAACTTGCAAGTCTGACGTTTCTTGTAGTTGTAAACTTTTCGCAAAATCAGCTTCAAGGAGCCATACCTAAAGGTGGACAGTTCAATACGTTTGATAGTAGTTCATTTCAAGGGAACAATGGGTTATGTGGATTCCCATTAACAAAGAACTGTGGAGACGATGGTGTGTCATCCTCTCTGATGCCTGAAGAAGATGAGgatgaggatgaagatgaagatgatactTTCTTTAATGGCTTTTCTTGGGAATCTGTTGCTATGGGATATGGATTTGGGATGTTAATCGGATTGGGTATCGGATGGTTTGTGTTTTATTTGGGAAAGCCCAGATGGGTCATTAGGATTACTGAAAAACAGCCAATTCAGACATGA
- the LOC118487415 gene encoding receptor-like protein 54 has translation MQVLVLRGNKLNGTLHTSNTETPFPKLRILDLSSNEFTGLLPSKYFTNFKAMMSVDGAASGEFYMDGKSMYYDTVELGVKGLRLHLERISVVYNTIDLSVNTFEGEIPDTIGQLRSLRFLNLSRNSLTGRIPTNLTNLVRLEHLDLSSNKMVGKIPGQLASLTFLVVVNFSQNQLQGAIPKGGQFNTFDGSSFQGNDGLCGFPLTKNCGDDGVSSSLMPGEDEDEDEDEDDTFFNGFSWESVAMGYGFGMLIGLGIGWFVFYLGKPRWVIRITEKQPIQT, from the coding sequence ATGCAAGTTCTTGTCTTGAGAGGTAATAAACTCAATGGGACGTTACACACATCCAACACCGAAACCCCGTTTCCAAAGCTGCGAATTCTTGATCTATCTAGTAACGAGTTCACGGGTCTTTTGCCTTCAAAATACTTCACGAACTTTAAAGCTATGATGAGCGTGGATGGCGCTGCATCCGGAGAGTTCTACATGGATGGAAAGTCCATGTATTATGATACAGTGGAGCTAGGAGTGAAAGGATTGAGACTACACCTAGAGAGAATATCAGTCGTCTACAATACTATAGATCTTTCGGTTAACACATTTGAAGGGGAGATACCCGACACGATTGGACAGCTAAGATCACTTCGGTTTCTCAACCTATCGCGTAACAGTCTCACGGGTAGAATCCCGACAAACTTAACAAACCTTGTCCGGCTTGAGCATTTAGATCTTTCTTCTAATAAGATGGTAGGAAAAATTCCTGGACAACTTGCAAGTCTGACGTTTCTTGTAGTTGTGAACTTTTCGCAAAATCAGCTTCAAGGAGCTATACCTAAAGGTGGACAGTTCAATACGTTTGATGGTAGTTCGTTTCAAGGGAATGATGGGTTATGTGGATTCCCATTAACAAAGAACTGTGGAGACGATGGTGTGTCATCCTCTCTGATGCCTGGAGAAGATGAGGATGAggatgaagacgaagatgataCTTTCTTTAATGGGTTTTCTTGGGAATCTGTTGCTATGGGATATGGATTTGGGATGTTAATTGGATTGGGTATCGGATGGTTTGTGTTTTATTTGGGAAAGCCGAGATGGGTCATTAGGATTACTGAAAAACAGCCAATTCAGACATGA